A genomic segment from Frateuria edaphi encodes:
- the tolA gene encoding cell envelope integrity protein TolA translates to MRENKGTSTAVLLSAVLHLGIVGFLALAIVPCSFYESLFSALHLPAGWNPITCAKPLELQGPVIEATLIGPTGAPPPKAQKKAKPVPTIPPPPTVTPPDVKTPPPEIKTLPPPPEHPDTVDQEKIVADALEKAEEAKKEQEEKQRQRQAELDAQAAKKKEEQKKQLDELFAKMDAAAAARQKAENRAKQAKQQMEDLKDAQDEGLPDVPHAAQRQTGNNAQNSSLADQYAAAIQNAVTPNWLRPDNMPDVPCKVHIVQLVGGDVMSAKVDPSCPYDDAGKRSIENAVLRTKTLPYKGFESVFSRDLTLTFRPQ, encoded by the coding sequence ATGCGGGAAAATAAGGGCACCTCCACGGCGGTCCTGCTTTCCGCCGTCCTGCACCTTGGCATCGTCGGCTTCCTCGCGCTGGCGATCGTGCCGTGCTCGTTCTACGAGAGCCTGTTCAGCGCGCTGCACCTGCCGGCGGGCTGGAATCCGATCACCTGCGCCAAGCCGCTGGAGCTGCAAGGCCCGGTCATCGAGGCCACGCTGATCGGCCCCACCGGCGCGCCGCCGCCGAAGGCGCAGAAGAAGGCCAAGCCGGTGCCGACCATCCCGCCGCCGCCCACGGTGACGCCGCCGGACGTGAAGACGCCGCCCCCGGAGATCAAGACCCTGCCGCCGCCGCCGGAGCACCCGGACACGGTCGACCAGGAAAAGATCGTGGCGGACGCGCTGGAAAAGGCCGAGGAGGCCAAGAAGGAGCAGGAAGAGAAGCAGCGCCAGCGCCAGGCCGAACTGGACGCCCAGGCGGCCAAGAAGAAGGAAGAGCAGAAGAAGCAGCTGGACGAATTGTTCGCCAAGATGGATGCGGCCGCCGCGGCGCGCCAGAAGGCGGAAAACCGCGCCAAACAGGCCAAGCAGCAGATGGAGGACCTGAAGGACGCGCAGGACGAAGGCCTGCCCGACGTGCCGCACGCGGCCCAGCGCCAGACCGGCAACAACGCTCAGAACAGCTCCCTGGCCGACCAGTATGCAGCGGCCATTCAGAATGCGGTCACGCCCAACTGGTTACGTCCGGATAACATGCCGGATGTTCCGTGCAAGGTGCATATCGTCCAGTTGGTAGGGGGCGACGTGATGAGTGCGAAGGTCGATCCAAGCTGCCCGTACGACGATGCTGGCAAGCGCTCGATCGAAAACGCCGTGCTCAGGACCAAGACCTTGCCGTACAAGGGTTTCGAGAGCGTCTTCAGCCGCGATCTGACCCTAACCTTCAGGCCGCAGTGA
- the tolB gene encoding Tol-Pal system beta propeller repeat protein TolB encodes MSRMKTLFALAVLCLAALVAGPAGAQALNVDIVGGVKTATPIVVVPFAQNGGAPLPTDVADVIRNDFNRSGKFRALAKSEIVESPSRGADIKFPTWRLLKQDYITVGRISDAGGGLLRVEYELWDVNKQQSLLAQAFTAPAGDLRGVAHQIADQIYEKITGVRGAFWTRVAYVTAVGLGNNTTYSLIVADSDGYNPQVVARSRESLLSPAWSPDGTKIAYVSFESGNSQVYVQDITTGARQLVAAHKKGINGAPAWSPDGSKLAVSLSYVGNPEIFVIDMASRHETRLTNSLSIDTEPTWSADGQSLYFTSDRSGRPQVYQMSASGGSPTRISFEGQNNANADVSFDGKLIAMVQGNGNVYRIAIMDRNLGGQVRFISPGPIDDSPSFAPNASMLLYAATEGRRGVLYAVSADGQVRQRLVLSDGDVREPAWGPYRKR; translated from the coding sequence ATGTCCAGAATGAAAACGCTCTTCGCCCTCGCCGTGCTGTGTCTGGCCGCCCTCGTCGCCGGACCCGCGGGTGCGCAGGCGCTCAACGTGGACATCGTCGGCGGCGTCAAGACGGCCACTCCGATCGTCGTGGTGCCCTTTGCGCAGAACGGCGGCGCGCCGCTGCCGACCGACGTGGCGGACGTCATTCGCAACGATTTCAACCGCTCGGGCAAGTTCCGCGCGCTGGCCAAGAGCGAGATCGTCGAGTCGCCCTCGCGCGGTGCCGACATCAAGTTTCCCACCTGGCGACTGCTCAAGCAGGACTACATCACGGTCGGGCGCATCAGCGACGCCGGCGGCGGCCTGCTGCGGGTCGAGTACGAGCTGTGGGACGTCAACAAGCAGCAGAGCCTCCTGGCGCAGGCGTTCACCGCGCCGGCCGGCGACCTGCGCGGCGTCGCCCACCAGATCGCCGACCAGATCTACGAGAAGATCACCGGCGTGCGTGGTGCTTTCTGGACCCGCGTCGCCTACGTCACCGCCGTGGGCCTGGGCAACAACACCACCTATTCGCTGATCGTGGCCGATTCGGACGGCTACAACCCGCAGGTGGTGGCCCGCTCGCGCGAATCGCTGCTGTCGCCGGCCTGGTCGCCGGACGGAACCAAGATCGCCTACGTCTCCTTCGAGAGCGGCAACTCGCAGGTCTACGTGCAGGACATCACCACCGGCGCGCGCCAGCTGGTCGCGGCGCACAAGAAGGGCATCAACGGCGCGCCGGCCTGGTCGCCCGATGGCAGCAAGCTGGCGGTGTCGCTGTCCTACGTGGGCAACCCCGAGATCTTCGTGATCGACATGGCCTCGCGCCACGAAACGCGCCTGACCAACAGCCTGTCGATCGACACCGAACCGACCTGGTCGGCCGATGGGCAGAGCCTCTATTTCACGTCCGATCGTTCCGGCCGGCCGCAGGTCTACCAGATGTCCGCCAGCGGCGGCTCGCCCACGCGCATCAGCTTCGAGGGGCAGAACAACGCCAATGCCGATGTCAGCTTCGACGGCAAGCTGATCGCGATGGTGCAGGGCAATGGGAACGTGTATCGTATTGCCATTATGGATCGCAATCTGGGTGGGCAGGTGCGTTTCATCTCCCCCGGCCCGATTGACGATTCCCCGAGTTTCGCACCGAACGCCAGCATGCTGTTGTACGCGGCCACGGAAGGTCGCCGTGGCGTGCTGTATGCCGTTTCGGCCGATGGCCAGGTCCGCCAGCGCCTCGTGCTGTCCGACGGGGACGTCCGTGAACCGGCCTGGGGTCCGTATCGGAAGCGTTGA
- the pal gene encoding peptidoglycan-associated lipoprotein Pal: MNKTARVALVALLCIGAAACSKKQEVKPQPQPEQPPATQPAPESNKYTPADLDTDACLRQRVVYFDFDKTEIKPEFQQIMACHAKYMQDRPESHIRLEGNTDERGTREYNLGLGERRGNAVSDALQANGGSASQVEVISYGKEKPVCREHNEDCWSKNRRVEIVYTAK; this comes from the coding sequence ATGAATAAGACCGCACGCGTCGCCCTGGTCGCCCTGCTCTGCATCGGCGCAGCCGCTTGCTCGAAGAAGCAGGAAGTCAAGCCGCAGCCCCAGCCGGAGCAGCCGCCCGCCACCCAGCCGGCGCCGGAGAGCAACAAGTACACCCCGGCCGACCTCGACACCGACGCCTGCCTGCGCCAGCGCGTCGTGTACTTCGATTTCGACAAGACCGAGATCAAGCCGGAGTTCCAGCAGATCATGGCGTGCCACGCCAAGTACATGCAGGACCGCCCGGAGTCGCACATCCGCCTGGAAGGCAATACCGACGAGCGCGGCACCCGCGAGTACAACCTGGGCCTGGGCGAGCGCCGCGGCAATGCCGTGTCCGACGCCCTGCAGGCCAACGGTGGCTCGGCCAGTCAGGTCGAAGTGATCTCCTACGGCAAGGAAAAGCCGGTGTGCCGTGAGCACAACGAGGACTGCTGGAGCAAGAACCGTCGCGTCGAGATCGTCTACACGGCGAAGTAA
- the ybgF gene encoding tol-pal system protein YbgF: MKSALAKRFSARLGMAGAFASAMLIAVPALAQDSRLSLADRVSRLEQQAQAQNQGGTSLVNQVQQLQSQVQQLQGLVEELQHTVQQLEEKNKAQYIDLDSRLGRLEGNGAGTNSTAAGNTPASTASAAAAATPANPAQAPAVAPADGSSAPAAAPDANAQAAYDTAFQALRGGDYAQASRGFRSFIQQYPDNSLTPNAWYWLGESYYVTMNYPVALEAFQRLLSQFPQSEKAPDALLKVGYSQLELKQADAGKATLQQVTSKYPNSRAASLAQERLRRLQLQSAIR, encoded by the coding sequence ATGAAGAGCGCACTGGCTAAGCGTTTTTCGGCCAGGCTCGGCATGGCGGGCGCGTTTGCGTCCGCCATGCTCATTGCCGTTCCGGCCCTGGCACAGGACTCCCGCTTGAGCCTCGCCGACCGCGTCTCGCGGCTGGAGCAACAGGCGCAGGCCCAGAACCAGGGCGGTACCAGCCTGGTCAACCAGGTGCAGCAGCTGCAGTCGCAAGTGCAGCAGTTGCAGGGCCTGGTCGAGGAACTGCAGCACACCGTGCAGCAGCTCGAAGAGAAGAACAAGGCGCAATACATCGACCTCGATTCGCGGCTGGGCCGCCTCGAGGGCAACGGCGCCGGCACGAATTCCACGGCCGCGGGCAACACCCCGGCATCCACCGCTTCGGCCGCCGCTGCGGCGACCCCGGCCAACCCGGCACAGGCGCCCGCGGTCGCGCCGGCCGACGGCAGCAGCGCGCCTGCCGCCGCACCCGACGCCAACGCGCAGGCTGCCTACGACACCGCCTTCCAGGCGCTGCGTGGCGGCGACTACGCGCAGGCCTCGCGCGGCTTCCGCAGCTTCATCCAGCAGTATCCGGACAACTCGCTGACGCCCAATGCCTGGTATTGGCTGGGCGAGTCCTACTACGTGACCATGAACTATCCGGTGGCGCTGGAAGCCTTCCAGCGGCTGCTGAGCCAGTTCCCGCAGAGCGAGAAGGCGCCCGACGCGCTGCTCAAGGTCGGCTACAGCCAGCTCGAGCTCAAGCAGGCCGACGCCGGCAAGGCCACGCTGCAGCAGGTCACCAGCAAGTACCCCAACTCCCGCGCCGCCAGCTTGGCGCAGGAACGCCTGCGCCGACTGCAGCTGCAATCGGCGATCCGCTGA
- the queE gene encoding 7-carboxy-7-deazaguanine synthase QueE — MGSDAGEAPVAPVPAERLRITEIFHSIQGEADAIGWRTVFVRLTGCPLRCVWCDTEYSFHGGQWHAIDDILAEVARHGARHVCVTGGEPLAQKRCLILLRRLCDAGYDVSLETSGALDVSSVDPRVRKVMDLKAPDSGESARNLWSNLDHLLPHDQVKIVIASRLDYEWARTVVAEHALDRHCMVLFSPVHGAVQPRELAEWIIEDRLPVRFQLQLHKLLWNDAAGH; from the coding sequence ATGGGCAGTGACGCGGGCGAGGCGCCCGTCGCGCCGGTGCCGGCCGAACGCCTGCGCATCACCGAGATATTCCATTCGATCCAGGGCGAGGCCGACGCGATCGGCTGGCGCACCGTGTTCGTTCGCCTCACCGGTTGCCCGCTGCGTTGCGTGTGGTGCGACACCGAATATTCCTTCCACGGCGGGCAGTGGCACGCGATCGACGACATCCTCGCCGAGGTTGCCCGTCACGGTGCACGCCACGTCTGCGTCACCGGCGGCGAGCCGCTGGCGCAGAAGCGCTGCCTGATCCTGTTGCGCCGCCTTTGCGATGCCGGCTACGACGTTTCGCTGGAGACTTCCGGCGCGCTCGATGTGTCGTCCGTCGATCCGCGCGTGCGCAAGGTCATGGACCTCAAGGCGCCCGACTCGGGCGAGAGCGCGCGCAACCTGTGGAGCAACCTCGACCACTTGCTGCCGCACGACCAGGTCAAGATCGTCATCGCCAGCCGCCTCGACTACGAATGGGCGCGCACCGTTGTGGCAGAGCATGCGCTCGACCGGCATTGCATGGTGCTGTTCTCGCCCGTGCATGGCGCGGTGCAGCCGCGCGAGCTCGCCGAGTGGATCATCGAGGATCGCCTACCGGTGCGCTTCCAGTTGCAGTTGCACAAGCTGCTCTGGAACGACGCGGCCGGGCATTGA
- the queC gene encoding 7-cyano-7-deazaguanine synthase QueC, which produces MSETTLRKAVVLVSGGMDSAVTLAIAREQGFAVHALSVAYGQRHSSELEAAERVARAMGALAHKTVQVDLRSIGGSALTADIDVPEQGGEGIPVTYVPARNTIMLSIALGWAEVLGANDIFCGVNAVDYSGYPDCRPAFIDAFEQLANVATKAGVEGAGLRIHAPLMRMSKADIAREGQRLDVDFAQTVSCYRADTQGRACGHCDACHLRAEGFRTAGLADPTRYA; this is translated from the coding sequence ATGTCTGAAACCACTCTCCGCAAGGCCGTCGTGCTCGTCTCCGGCGGCATGGACTCGGCGGTCACCTTGGCCATCGCACGCGAACAGGGCTTCGCGGTCCATGCGCTGAGCGTCGCCTACGGCCAGCGCCACAGCTCCGAGCTGGAGGCGGCCGAACGGGTCGCACGCGCTATGGGCGCGCTCGCGCACAAGACCGTGCAGGTCGACCTGCGCAGCATCGGCGGTTCCGCGCTCACTGCCGATATCGACGTGCCCGAGCAGGGTGGCGAAGGCATTCCGGTCACCTACGTCCCGGCGCGCAACACGATCATGCTGTCGATCGCACTGGGCTGGGCCGAAGTGCTCGGCGCCAACGACATCTTCTGCGGCGTCAACGCGGTCGACTACTCCGGCTATCCGGACTGCCGCCCCGCCTTCATCGATGCTTTCGAGCAGTTGGCCAACGTCGCCACCAAGGCCGGCGTCGAAGGCGCGGGGTTGCGCATCCACGCGCCGCTGATGCGCATGAGCAAGGCGGACATCGCGCGCGAAGGCCAGCGCCTGGATGTCGACTTCGCCCAGACGGTCAGCTGCTACCGGGCCGACACCCAGGGGCGCGCCTGCGGGCATTGCGACGCCTGCCATCTGCGCGCCGAGGGCTTCCGCACCGCCGGCCTCGCCGATCCCACCCGCTATGCCTGA
- the ltaE gene encoding low-specificity L-threonine aldolase: MDWVDLRSDTVTTPTPAMRAAMLDAPVGDDVYGEDPTVNQLQQRLADELGFEAALFVPSGTQSNLLALMSHCERGDEYLVGMDAHTYKFEGGGAAVLGSIQPQPIVQDADGTLPLDRVAAAIKPVDPHFARTRLLALENTWHGRVLPMDYLRAAHDFARERGLAFHLDGARLYNAAVATGVAARQIAGHFDSVSVCLSKGLGAPVGSVLVGSAALIDKARRWRKVTGGGWRQAGMLAAAGMHALDHHVARLADDHERAALLARRLEAVPGLRLLGQHTNMVFVEVPAERLRALDAHLREAGIRISIGYLPTLRLVTHLDVDDAGIARTVEAFATFFARGQAA, encoded by the coding sequence GTGGACTGGGTCGACCTGCGCAGCGATACGGTGACCACGCCCACGCCAGCCATGCGCGCGGCGATGCTGGACGCGCCGGTCGGCGACGACGTCTACGGCGAGGATCCCACCGTCAACCAGCTGCAGCAACGCCTCGCCGACGAGCTCGGCTTCGAGGCCGCGCTGTTCGTGCCCAGCGGCACGCAGTCGAACCTGCTGGCGCTGATGTCGCATTGCGAGCGCGGCGACGAGTACCTGGTCGGCATGGACGCGCACACCTACAAGTTCGAAGGCGGCGGCGCGGCGGTGCTCGGCTCCATCCAGCCGCAACCGATCGTGCAGGACGCGGACGGCACGCTGCCGCTCGATCGCGTGGCCGCGGCGATCAAGCCGGTCGATCCCCATTTCGCGCGCACGCGCCTGCTCGCGCTGGAAAACACCTGGCACGGCCGCGTGCTGCCGATGGATTACCTGCGCGCCGCGCATGACTTCGCCCGCGAGCGCGGCCTGGCCTTCCACCTGGACGGCGCGCGTTTGTACAACGCCGCGGTGGCTACCGGCGTGGCGGCGCGCCAGATCGCCGGGCATTTCGACAGTGTGTCGGTGTGCCTTTCCAAGGGCCTGGGCGCGCCGGTCGGTTCGGTGCTGGTCGGCTCGGCTGCACTGATCGACAAGGCACGGCGCTGGCGCAAGGTCACCGGCGGCGGCTGGCGCCAGGCCGGCATGCTGGCGGCGGCCGGCATGCATGCGCTGGATCACCACGTCGCGCGGCTGGCCGACGACCACGAGCGCGCGGCCCTACTGGCGCGACGGCTTGAAGCCGTGCCCGGCCTGCGCCTGCTGGGCCAGCACACCAACATGGTGTTCGTCGAAGTGCCGGCCGAACGCCTGCGTGCGCTGGATGCACACCTGCGCGAAGCCGGCATCCGCATCAGCATCGGCTACCTGCCGACGCTGCGGCTGGTCACGCACCTTGACGTGGACGATGCCGGCATCGCCCGCACAGTCGAGGCATTCGCCACGTTCTTCGCCCGGGGCCAGGCGGCTTGA
- a CDS encoding glycoside hydrolase family 43 protein encodes MADALRPWSAPLLRTVALALALAAPAAWCGDSSNARHAGNPVIPGWYADPEAAIFGDTYWIYPTWSDAYDRQLFFDAFSSPDLVEWTRHPRVLDVHAISWARRAMWAPAVVAKDGRYYLFFAANDIQSDREAGGIGVAVADRPDGPFHDLLGKPLVGAFHNGAQPIDQSVFRDDDGQYYLIYGGWKHANIARLKSDFTGFLPFGDGRIFKEITPEHYVEGPMMFKRDGRYYLMWSEGGWTGPDYSVAYAIGDTPLGPFRRIGKILEQDPSIATGAGHHSLIHTPDGRWYIVYHRRPRGETAANHRVVCIDRLEFDARGHILPVRMTRQGVAAHPLR; translated from the coding sequence ATGGCGGACGCCCTACGCCCCTGGAGCGCGCCGCTGCTGCGAACAGTCGCGCTGGCACTCGCGCTGGCCGCGCCGGCGGCGTGGTGTGGGGACAGCAGCAACGCAAGGCATGCGGGCAATCCGGTCATACCGGGCTGGTACGCCGACCCGGAGGCGGCGATCTTTGGCGACACCTACTGGATCTACCCGACCTGGTCCGACGCCTACGATCGCCAGCTCTTCTTCGACGCCTTTTCCTCGCCGGACCTGGTCGAGTGGACACGCCACCCCCGCGTGCTGGACGTGCATGCGATCAGCTGGGCCAGGCGCGCCATGTGGGCGCCGGCCGTGGTCGCGAAGGACGGGCGTTATTACCTGTTCTTCGCCGCCAACGACATCCAGAGCGACCGGGAGGCAGGCGGCATCGGGGTGGCCGTGGCCGACCGCCCGGACGGCCCGTTCCACGACCTGCTCGGGAAACCCCTGGTAGGCGCGTTCCACAACGGCGCACAGCCTATCGACCAATCGGTATTTCGCGACGACGACGGGCAGTACTACCTGATCTACGGCGGCTGGAAGCACGCCAACATCGCTCGGCTGAAGAGCGACTTCACCGGGTTCCTGCCCTTCGGCGACGGCAGGATTTTCAAGGAGATCACGCCCGAGCACTACGTCGAAGGGCCGATGATGTTCAAGCGCGATGGTCGCTATTACCTGATGTGGTCCGAGGGCGGATGGACCGGGCCGGACTACTCGGTGGCCTATGCGATCGGCGACACGCCGCTGGGTCCGTTCCGGCGCATCGGCAAGATCCTCGAGCAGGATCCGTCGATCGCCACCGGCGCCGGGCATCATTCGCTCATCCACACGCCCGATGGCCGCTGGTACATCGTCTATCACCGGCGACCCAGGGGCGAGACGGCGGCCAACCACCGCGTGGTCTGCATCGACCGGCTGGAGTTCGACGCCCGTGGCCACATCCTGCCGGTAAGGATGACGCGACAGGGCGTCGCGGCTCACCCCTTGCGCTGA
- a CDS encoding polyhydroxyalkanoate depolymerase: MLYQLHEWQRAFMGPMSYFAQASAKMFSEPGSLLAQWPGAARWAAGCELMYRLGKDYEKPAFGIHEIQAGGHTVAVVEQAALELPFCQLKRFKRYSDDPTVIEAMRRQPVVLVVAPLSGHHATLLRDTVRTLLRDHKVYVTDWVDARMVPAEAGMFRLDDYVAYVERFIRHIGASELHVVSVCQPTVPVLAAVSLMAARGEETPRSLVMMGGPIDPRRSPTSVNDLATTQPLSWFEANLIHTVPANYPGRGRKVYPGFLQHAGFVAMNPGRHLSSHWDFYLDLLRGDLDDAEAHRRFYDEYNAVLDMPAGYYLDTISTVFQQCLLPRGLWDVAGERVNPSAITRSALLTVEGELDDISGLGQTEAAHALCTGIPAKRHAHRVIEGAGHYGIFSGRRWRETVYPQVRDFIAQHAAAPARRTPQRKG; this comes from the coding sequence ATGCTCTACCAACTCCACGAATGGCAGCGCGCCTTCATGGGCCCGATGAGCTACTTCGCGCAGGCGAGCGCGAAGATGTTCAGCGAGCCGGGCAGCCTGCTCGCGCAGTGGCCTGGCGCGGCGCGCTGGGCGGCCGGTTGCGAATTGATGTACCGCCTGGGCAAGGACTACGAGAAGCCCGCCTTCGGCATCCACGAGATCCAGGCCGGCGGGCACACCGTCGCAGTGGTGGAACAGGCCGCGCTCGAGCTGCCGTTCTGCCAGCTCAAGCGCTTCAAGCGCTACAGCGACGATCCGACGGTGATCGAGGCGATGCGCCGCCAGCCGGTCGTGCTGGTGGTGGCGCCGCTCTCGGGCCACCACGCCACGCTGCTGCGCGACACCGTCCGCACGCTGCTGCGCGACCACAAGGTCTACGTCACCGACTGGGTCGATGCGCGCATGGTTCCGGCCGAGGCGGGCATGTTCCGGCTGGACGACTACGTCGCCTACGTCGAGCGCTTCATCCGCCACATCGGCGCGAGCGAACTCCATGTCGTTTCGGTATGCCAACCGACCGTGCCGGTGCTGGCGGCGGTGTCGCTGATGGCCGCGCGCGGCGAGGAAACCCCGCGCAGCCTGGTGATGATGGGCGGCCCGATCGACCCCCGCCGCAGCCCCACCAGCGTCAACGATCTGGCCACGACGCAGCCGCTGTCCTGGTTCGAAGCCAACCTGATCCATACGGTGCCGGCGAACTATCCCGGACGCGGTCGCAAGGTCTACCCCGGCTTCCTGCAGCATGCCGGCTTCGTCGCGATGAACCCGGGCCGGCACCTGTCCTCGCACTGGGATTTCTACCTCGACCTGCTGCGCGGCGACCTGGATGACGCCGAGGCGCACCGGCGCTTCTACGACGAGTACAACGCCGTGCTGGACATGCCGGCCGGCTATTACCTGGACACCATCAGCACGGTATTCCAGCAATGCCTGCTGCCGCGCGGGCTGTGGGATGTGGCGGGCGAGCGCGTGAACCCCTCCGCGATCACGCGCAGTGCGCTGCTCACCGTCGAAGGCGAACTGGACGACATCTCGGGCCTGGGCCAGACCGAGGCGGCCCACGCGCTATGCACGGGGATCCCGGCGAAGCGGCATGCGCATCGCGTCATCGAGGGTGCGGGCCACTACGGCATTTTCAGCGGCCGACGCTGGCGCGAAACGGTCTATCCGCAGGTGCGCGACTTCATCGCCCAGCACGCCGCGGCACCGGCGCGGCGCACGCCTCAGCGCAAGGGGTGA
- a CDS encoding class I SAM-dependent methyltransferase produces MAASAPVRTDAELLRVNRGFYEALWARARLIDPERFNTWPLVSRLAPAAARRLEVAPGLRPRLPLDGTCFVDLSHAALRQLRARGANAMHGMIGALPCADAQFDLVCAFDILEHVADDEGALRELARVAAPGATLLLSVPLHADAWTAFDEFVGHCRRYEPEAIEAKLAAHGFALERSAIYGMQPKSSRLLDLGQWFLTHRRERAMWWYNHVFMPLGLKFQKPLQWRDGLSGVEGVDEVLLVCRRVAG; encoded by the coding sequence ATGGCCGCCTCCGCACCCGTCCGCACCGATGCCGAACTGCTCCGCGTCAATCGCGGCTTCTACGAAGCGCTGTGGGCGCGGGCGCGATTGATCGATCCCGAGCGCTTCAACACCTGGCCGCTCGTGAGCCGGTTGGCCCCGGCAGCGGCGCGCCGGCTGGAAGTCGCGCCCGGGCTGCGTCCGCGCCTCCCGCTGGACGGCACCTGTTTTGTCGACCTGAGCCACGCGGCCCTGCGCCAGTTGCGGGCACGTGGCGCCAACGCCATGCACGGCATGATCGGCGCCCTGCCCTGCGCCGATGCGCAGTTCGACCTGGTGTGCGCGTTCGACATCCTCGAACACGTCGCCGACGACGAGGGCGCGTTGCGCGAACTCGCGCGCGTGGCGGCGCCGGGCGCGACGCTTCTGTTGTCGGTGCCGTTGCACGCCGATGCCTGGACGGCGTTCGACGAGTTCGTGGGCCATTGCCGCAGGTATGAGCCGGAGGCGATCGAGGCCAAGCTGGCCGCGCACGGATTCGCGCTGGAACGCAGCGCGATCTACGGCATGCAGCCCAAATCCTCGCGGCTGCTGGACCTGGGACAGTGGTTCCTCACTCATCGTCGCGAGCGCGCGATGTGGTGGTACAACCACGTGTTCATGCCGCTGGGACTGAAGTTCCAGAAGCCGTTGCAATGGCGCGACGGGTTGTCCGGGGTGGAAGGGGTCGACGAGGTCTTGCTGGTCTGCCGGCGCGTGGCTGGCTGA
- a CDS encoding RDD family protein: MNRLHDTASLACPLWRRLTALVYDLLAVVAIVMVVGLLCQLATGGQVVAAGAHATIAWWYQPLQGLVVAAYFVISWLRGGQTLGMRPWRIRVVGADGGKVLPGQALRRVIVAALPLLLLGLAPWLGLRIAVWAVLVGWALWFATALVDRRRRAVHDLAAGTEVRRF, encoded by the coding sequence ATGAATCGACTGCACGACACCGCCTCCCTCGCCTGCCCGCTATGGCGCCGCCTGACCGCGCTGGTCTACGACCTGCTCGCGGTGGTGGCGATCGTGATGGTGGTCGGCCTGCTGTGCCAGCTGGCTACCGGCGGACAGGTGGTGGCCGCTGGCGCGCATGCCACGATCGCCTGGTGGTACCAGCCGCTGCAGGGCCTGGTGGTGGCCGCATACTTCGTGATCTCGTGGTTGCGCGGCGGCCAGACGCTCGGCATGCGCCCCTGGCGCATCCGGGTGGTCGGTGCCGATGGCGGCAAGGTGCTGCCGGGCCAGGCGTTGCGGCGGGTCATCGTGGCCGCGTTGCCGCTGCTGTTGCTCGGGCTGGCGCCATGGCTCGGACTTCGTATTGCGGTGTGGGCAGTATTGGTCGGCTGGGCGTTGTGGTTTGCAACGGCGCTGGTCGATCGCCGGCGGCGTGCTGTCCACGACCTGGCGGCCGGCACTGAAGTACGTCGGTTCTGA
- the xerD gene encoding site-specific tyrosine recombinase XerD: MQEKRASIAEADQRSIGAFLERVWSEDGLADRTLEAYRQDLEALARWLASRGRSLQTARREDLSAFHGSQRAAVRSMARRQSAFRRYYGQLARDTPGFEDPTLLIERPRMPRSLPKALAEREIEALLAAPDLASTLGLRDRAMLELMYASGLRVSELVELPLAALNTRQGVLRVTGKGGKDRLVPVGEVALERIEAYLADARPQLAKGRQPAALFLSQRGEGMTRQMFWTLVKRHALAVGIEGKRISPHVLRHSFATHLLNHGADLRALQLLLGHASLSTTQIYTLVAKEGLKRLHAQHHPRG, encoded by the coding sequence ATGCAGGAAAAGAGAGCAAGTATCGCCGAAGCCGACCAGCGCAGCATCGGCGCGTTCCTCGAACGGGTCTGGTCGGAGGACGGCCTGGCCGATCGCACCCTCGAAGCGTACCGGCAGGACCTTGAGGCGCTGGCACGCTGGCTCGCCTCGCGCGGGCGCAGCCTGCAGACGGCGCGGCGCGAGGACCTGTCGGCCTTCCATGGCAGCCAGCGCGCGGCAGTGCGCTCGATGGCGCGACGCCAGTCGGCGTTCCGGCGGTACTACGGCCAGCTCGCGCGCGACACGCCGGGCTTCGAGGACCCGACCCTGCTGATCGAACGCCCGCGCATGCCGCGCAGCCTGCCCAAGGCGCTGGCCGAGCGCGAGATCGAGGCGCTGCTGGCCGCGCCGGACCTGGCATCGACGCTAGGGCTGCGCGACCGCGCCATGCTGGAACTGATGTACGCCTCCGGCTTGCGCGTATCGGAACTGGTGGAGCTGCCGCTGGCCGCGCTCAACACCCGCCAGGGCGTGCTGCGCGTCACCGGCAAGGGCGGCAAGGATCGCCTCGTGCCGGTCGGCGAGGTGGCGCTGGAGCGCATCGAGGCCTACCTCGCCGACGCGCGGCCGCAGCTTGCCAAGGGGCGGCAGCCGGCGGCGCTGTTCCTGAGCCAGCGCGGCGAAGGCATGACGCGGCAGATGTTCTGGACACTGGTCAAGCGCCACGCGCTGGCGGTCGGCATCGAAGGCAAGCGCATTTCCCCGCACGTGCTGCGCCACTCCTTCGCCACCCACCTGTTGAACCACGGCGCCGACCTGCGCGCGCTGCAGCTGCTGTTGGGCCACGCCTCGCTCAGCACTACGCAGATCTACACGCTGGTGGCGAAGGAGGGCCTGAAGCGCCTGCACGCGCAACACCATCCCCGCGGCTGA